The window ATGACGGTCTGCAGCACTCCGCCGGCACTGAACATCCGGGAAGCACCGTCGGTCAGACTGACCACACCGGAGGTGATCGCGGCGAGCTGGTCGGCGCGGTCCTGCGGCAGGTCGCGTGAGGAGGCGAGGAGCAGCCCGTCGGCCGAGACGGCCACCACGTGCGCGATCCCCGCCACGCTGTCGGCGAAGTTGCTGAGCAGCCAACCCATGTCCTGCATCGCTGCTGGCCTGTTCATCGGCTCGTCTCCTTGGTTGATGTCGTGCCGTTCTGCTCACTGCCGGCCGTACGGCCGCGTTGCACACCGCGGTGATAGGCGGACAGCAGTCCCCGTACCTCGTCCGGGGTTCGACGGCTCGGTGCCTGACCGGGCTTGGTCTCGACGCCGCCGGGCACGAGTTGTGCCTGCGGCACCCGCTTGGGCAGACCCGAGCGGGTGGTACCCGACGCGGCCGGCTCGGCCGCCCGGGTGGCCCGGGCCCAGCCCTCGTCCGCCGCCGTCCGCCAGGCCTCCGTGCCGGTGCCTGCCGGCGGGGAAACCGGTGCGGCGACCGGCGCCGCCACCGGTTCCGGTGCCCGGACCGGCGCGGCCGGTACGGCCGGCGCCTGCGGCGGGGTGTAACCGGTCGACGTGGTCTGGCCGGGGGTACGGGCCGGCAGGGTGGCCCGGCCCCGGGCGGCGACGCTCTCCGCCAGGCTGGCCCGTTGCGCGGCCGGCTCGGCCGCTCGTGGTGCCGGGACGGTCCGGGGAGCGGGAGGTGTCTGGTAACCCCCCGGCGGGACGTTGAAGATGGCCGTCGAATCCTGTCCGTGGGAACGGAACCAGACCGCTTCCATCTCCCGGAAGATCGGCGCCTCGCCCGGCTGTTCCGGTGCCCGGGGTGCGGGTGCCGCAGCGACCGGCGGTGCCGGCGGTGGGGTGGGGGTCATGCCGGCCACCGGTCCGGACGGCAGTCCGGCCGACGGTGCCGCCACCGGAGCTGCCGGCGCGGGGGTGGGAGCCACCCCGGCACCGACGGTGCGCTGCGGCAACGAACGAACCGTGGGATAGGCCATCGTCGGCGTACCCGCGTAGCTGTCGACCGGCGCGGTCAGGGTGGGGTGCGTGGCGGGCGGGGGCGGGGTGACCAGTGGATGCGCGGCCGTCGGCTGCGCGGCCAACTGGTGGGTCACCGGCGCGGCGGTGGCGCCGACCGGGGTCGTGGTGTCCCGTACGTCGG of the Micromonospora sp. NBC_01796 genome contains:
- a CDS encoding roadblock/LC7 domain-containing protein; amino-acid sequence: MNRPAAMQDMGWLLSNFADSVAGIAHVVAVSADGLLLASSRDLPQDRADQLAAITSGVVSLTDGASRMFSAGGVLQTVIEMDSGYLFLMSISDGSSMAVLAARSCDVGQVGYEMALLVERVGAALVPLPREAVARP